In Quercus lobata isolate SW786 chromosome 12, ValleyOak3.0 Primary Assembly, whole genome shotgun sequence, a genomic segment contains:
- the LOC115970096 gene encoding disease resistance protein RPM1-like, translating into MAEIVVNFVMDKLTTLIQEEVHLLRGVKEEAVLIKDKLEHINALLIAADEVEDVRIKQLRDVAYDIEDALDEFRLLTHHPDDESHPFLTRKLSTILKKYIARHQMAADIKCINSRIESISDGHERFRSETIDAHPYKPWDDHRRNALLIEEADLVGIENPKKQLVSWLIQDDTGREVVSVVGMGGLGKTTLVKKVYDDAQVKLQFKYRAWITVSQSFKMEELLKHMLQQLYRVKRKPVPQELDSMTNDQLRTKINSFLQHKRYLIVLDDLWHIDEWDAVKYALPSSNSSRVMLTTRHSDIASASVKEFHGNIYSLNPLPLEESRTLFCRKTFGENSCPPYLNNLTESILKRCEGLPLAIVAISGVLATKDRVDEWDMIKRSLGDELKENARLSSMDKILSLSYNDLPYHLKSCFLYFSIFPKNQVIDQMRLIRLWIAEGFVRTKKGMTLEEVAEGYLYELLNRSLIQVAGTTSEGRIKTCRVHDLLREIIINKVREQNFVTIARGQNTEWPEKVRRLSIHKTMPDVLQSQSISHLRSLHMFWRVDSLSESLKSLSFPLEFKLLNVLDLQGAPLEVFPKEIIKLFLLKYLSLRSTMIKIIPPAIGNLRYLETLDLKHTCITALPDEILKLQKLRHLLVYRYEIQSYAQINSRNGFKAMAQIGCLHSLQKLCHIEADHGSNAYANDILRELGKLDQLRRLGIVRLRREHGIALCTSIEMLKRLRALSITSIEEDEVLDLESLSCPPPFLQRLFLSGRLEKLPHWMSSLHCLAKISLKWSQLRDDPLEFLQDLPNLVHLEFLQVYEGETLHFNAGGFQRLKVLSLDKMDGLKMVIVEKGAMSSLEKLILQRCKLLHSLPSGIEHLSKLKSLEFYDMPNELIMTLRPDIDGDGDGDGDGGDYWKVKHVPEINSTYWNDGGWDVFSLYTSIEGEGGSTSAPTRSFELPPYWK; encoded by the exons ATGGCTGAAATTGTGGTAAATTTTGTAATGGACAAGTTGACCACCTTAATTCAAGAAGAGGTGCACCTGTTGAGGGGAGTGAAGGAAGAAGCTGTGTTGATCAAAGACAAACTGGAGCACATCAACGCCTTACTAATAGCTGCAGATGAAGTGGAAGACGTGCGGATTAAGCAACTAAGAGATGTGGCTTATGATATTGAAGATGCTCTTGATGAATTCAGGCTTCTCACGCATCATCCTGACGATGAATCCCATCCTTTTCTTACAAGAAAACTTTCCACAatattaaagaaatatataGCTCGCCATCAGATGGCTGCAGACATAAAATGCATCAATTCCAGAATCGAAAGTATCTCAGATGGACACGAGAGATTCCGGAGCGAAACTATTGATGCCCATCCATACAAGCCATGGGATGACCATCGACGGAATGCCCTTCTGATAGAAGAAGCTGATCTAGTGGGCATCGAAAATCCCAAAAAACAGCTGGTCAGCTGGCTAATCCAGGATGATACTGGACGAGAAGTGGTTTCCGTGGTTGGAATGGGGGGGCTGGGCAAGACCACCTTGGTAAAGAAAGTCTATGATGATGCACAGGTGAAGCTACAATTCAAATACCGTGCTTGGATAACTGTTTCTCAATCTTTTAAGATGGAAGAGCTACTAAAACACATGCTTCAGCAACTCTACCGGGTGAAGAGGAAACCAGTTCCTCAAGAACTGGACAGCATGACCAACGATCAGCTAAGGACAAAAATCAACAGCTTTTTGCAGCATAAAAGGTACCTGATTGTATTAGATGACTTGTGGCATATAGATGAGTGGGATGCAGTCAAATATGCATTGCCAAGCAGCAACAGCAGCCGAGTAATGCTCACAACACGCCATTCTGACATAGCCTCTGCCTCTGTCAAGGAATTCCATGGTAACATCTATTCTTTGAACCCTTTACCTCTTGAAGAGTCGCGGACTTTATTTTGCAGGAAGACTTTCGGCGAAAACTCTTGCCCCCCTTATTTGAATAATCTCACAGAAAGTATCCTCAAAAGATGTGAAGGATTGCCACTTGCAATTGTGGCAATCAGTGGTGTTTTGGCGACCAAGGACAGGGTAGATGAATGGGATATGATTAAACGTAGTCTTGGTGATGAACTCAAGGAAAATGCTAGACTCAGTAGTATGGACAAGATATTATCACTCAGTTACAATGATTTACCTTACCATCTCAAGTCTTGTTTTCTGTACTTTAGCATCTTTCCTAAAAATCAAGTCATTGACCAAATGAGGCTAATACGATTATGGATAGCAGAAGGATTTGTGAGAACAAAAAAAGGCATGACTTTGGAAGAAGTTGCAGAAGGCTACCTCTACGAGCTCTTGAACAGAAGCCTGATCCAAGTGGCTGGAACAACTAGTGAAGGGAGGATCAAAACATGCCGCGTCCATGACCTGCTACGTGAAATAATCATTAATAAGGTAAGAGAACAAAACTTTGTAACAATAGCTCGGGGACAAAACACAGAGTGGCCTGAAAAAGTTCGTCGTCTGTCAATACATAAAACCATGCCAGATGTACTACAAAGCCAGAGCATCTCTCATCTTCGTTCTTTGCATATGTTTTGGAGGGTAGATTCACTGTCTGAGTCTTTAAAATCCCTTTCATTTCCCCTTGAGTTTAAGCTTCTTAATGTCTTAGATTTGCAAGGTGCACCTCTAGAGGTATTTCCAAAAGAGATCATCAAGTTGTTCCTTTTGAAATATCTAAGCTTGAGGAGCacaatgataaaaataattccaCCCGCAATTGGGAATCTTCGGTACCTAGAGACATTGGATCTTAAACACACATGCATCACTGCATTGCCTGATGAGATCTTGAAGCTTCAGAAACTACGCCACCTACTGGTGTATCGGTATGAAATACAATCTTATGCACAAATAAATTCCAGAAATGGCTTCAAGGCCATGGCACAAATAGGATGTCTCCATTCCTTGCAAAAGCTCTGCCATATAGAGGCTGATCATGGCAGCAATGCCTATGCCAATGATATATTGAGAGAACTTGGAAAGCTGGATCAACTGCGGAGGCTAGGCATTGTAAGGTTGAGAAGAGAACATGGGATTGCTCTGTGCACTTCCATTGAAATGCTAAAAAGGCTCCGGGCTTTGTCCATAACTTCGATAGAAGAGGACGAGGTCCTCGATCTTGAAAGCCTATCTTGCCCTCCACCATTTCTTCAGCGGCTATTCTTGTCAGGACGTTTGGAGAAGTTACCGCACTGGATGTCTTCTCTTCATTGTCTGGCCAAGATATCCTTAAAGTGGAGTCAGTTAAGGGATGATCCACTTGAATTTCTTCAAGATTTGCCCAATCTGGTACATCTTGAATTTCTACAGGTTTACGAGGGAGAGACGTTGCATTTTAATGCTGGTGGATTTCAGAGGCTTAAGGTTTTAAGCCTTGATAAAATGGATGGACTGAAGATGGTAATAGTTGAGAAGGGAGCAATGTCTTCCCTTGAAAAGTTAATCCTCCAGCGCTGCAAATTGTTGCACAGCCTGCCATCAGGTATCGAACACCTAAGCAAGCTGAAATCGCTGGAGTTTTACGACATGCCTAATGAGTTAATCATGACATTACGTCCAGACATCGATGGCGATGGCGATGGCGATGGCGATGGTGGGGATTATTGGAAGGTTAAACATGTTCCCGAAATTAACTCTACCTATTGGAACGATGGCGGTTGGGATGTCTTCTCATTATACACATCAATAGAGGGAGAGGGTGGTTCAACCTCAGCACCCACAAGAAGCTTTGAACTTCCTCCTTATTGGAAATA G